Proteins encoded together in one Anoxybacillus flavithermus window:
- a CDS encoding energy-coupling factor ABC transporter ATP-binding protein produces MDIVFRDVEHRYQVNTPFEKRALYDIHVDIRSGSYVAVIGHTGSGKSTFLQHLNGLLQPTKGTVHLGDYTITAGKKEKQLKPLRKKVGIVFQFPEHQLFEETVEKDICFGPMNFGMTEEEAKARVSEWLALVGLPEDVRHKSPFGLSGGQMRRVAIAGVLAMEPEVLVLDEPTAGLDPRGRKEMMEMFASLQQQKRMTIVLVTHSMEEAARYADEIIIMHQGTIVRRGTPEQIFRHVDDLLHLGLDVPETILFQRAIEQKFGVQFHTPCLTIEDVIKNLQTLFNKVKGI; encoded by the coding sequence ATGGACATTGTATTCCGCGATGTCGAACACCGTTACCAAGTAAATACCCCTTTTGAGAAACGGGCGTTGTACGATATTCATGTTGATATTCGGAGTGGGTCGTATGTTGCGGTGATCGGTCATACCGGATCAGGAAAATCCACCTTTTTACAACATTTAAATGGCTTACTCCAGCCGACAAAAGGGACTGTTCATCTTGGGGATTATACAATAACAGCAGGAAAGAAAGAAAAACAGTTAAAGCCTTTGCGAAAAAAAGTAGGAATCGTGTTTCAATTTCCTGAACATCAACTATTTGAAGAAACAGTAGAAAAAGATATTTGTTTTGGACCGATGAACTTTGGAATGACAGAAGAGGAGGCGAAAGCTCGCGTTAGTGAGTGGTTAGCGCTTGTCGGATTGCCAGAAGACGTGCGACATAAATCACCATTTGGTTTAAGTGGGGGACAAATGCGTCGTGTCGCCATCGCAGGCGTTTTGGCGATGGAGCCAGAAGTGCTTGTGTTAGATGAACCGACTGCAGGGTTAGATCCTCGTGGTCGAAAAGAAATGATGGAGATGTTCGCTAGCCTTCAACAACAAAAACGGATGACGATTGTGCTCGTCACACATAGTATGGAAGAAGCAGCACGTTATGCCGATGAGATTATCATCATGCATCAAGGGACGATTGTGCGAAGAGGGACGCCGGAGCAAATTTTCCGTCACGTCGATGATTTACTACATCTCGGATTAGATGTACCTGAAACGATATTGTTTCAGCGAGCCATCGAACAAAAATTTGGCGTGCAGTTTCACACCCCATGTTTGACGATAGAAGATGTCATTAAAAACTTACAAACGTTATTTAATAAGGTGAAGGGTATATGA
- the truA gene encoding tRNA pseudouridine(38-40) synthase TruA, protein MTRRIKCIIAYDGTHFVGYQIQQQKRTVQGELERALSIIHKGQFVRVYASGRTDATVHAHGQVIHFDTPLSIPDEKWPRALNALLPDDVIVKEASEVSPSFHARFSVKKKEYRYRVWTGEKNVFLRHYVYHYPYPLNVAAMNEALHDLIGTHDFTSFCSAKTEIEDKVRTIYEAEVIPQGDELIFRLVGNGFLYNMVRIIVGTVLEVGRGERRAEEMKTILEQKNRSAAGKTAPGHGLYLWHVSYDN, encoded by the coding sequence ATGACGAGAAGAATAAAATGTATTATTGCGTACGATGGTACGCATTTTGTGGGGTACCAAATTCAACAACAAAAGCGAACGGTACAAGGAGAGCTTGAGCGTGCGCTTTCGATCATTCATAAGGGGCAATTTGTTCGCGTATATGCTTCAGGACGGACGGATGCAACCGTTCATGCACACGGACAGGTGATTCATTTTGACACACCGCTGTCCATTCCAGATGAGAAATGGCCGAGAGCGTTAAATGCGCTTCTCCCTGATGATGTCATTGTCAAAGAAGCAAGTGAAGTATCCCCTTCCTTTCATGCACGGTTTAGCGTGAAAAAGAAAGAATATCGTTACCGCGTATGGACGGGGGAGAAAAACGTGTTTTTGCGTCATTACGTGTATCATTATCCGTATCCGCTTAATGTAGCAGCGATGAACGAAGCGCTTCATGATCTGATTGGCACGCATGATTTCACGAGTTTTTGTTCAGCAAAAACGGAAATAGAGGATAAAGTGCGTACGATTTACGAGGCGGAAGTCATTCCACAAGGAGACGAATTGATCTTCCGTCTCGTTGGAAATGGCTTTTTATACAATATGGTTCGCATTATCGTTGGGACGGTGCTAGAAGTCGGACGCGGGGAACGGCGTGCTGAAGAGATGAAAACAATTTTGGAACAAAAAAATCGAAGTGCTGCCGGAAAGACCGCACCGGGTCACGGTCTTTATTTATGGCACGTTTCGTATGACAACTAA
- a CDS encoding DUF2521 family protein: MGMLTSFTAKKLEKQLTYERNVLRDLSYRELCRRVHTYWQRYMIISHVIENICIDAAVEAYLLGAHYSRFAYYGEKIETVKSRCIDEYEQLIHELHEYMKQWRDGIYDVCARYIDVWWEEGMEKGLRRQKLRLK; this comes from the coding sequence ATGGGAATGCTTACATCATTTACAGCGAAGAAATTAGAAAAACAGCTTACTTATGAACGAAACGTATTGCGGGATCTTTCTTATCGTGAATTGTGTAGACGTGTACATACATATTGGCAACGATATATGATTATTTCTCATGTCATTGAAAACATTTGTATTGACGCTGCGGTTGAAGCGTACTTACTCGGGGCGCATTATAGTCGATTTGCATATTACGGCGAGAAAATCGAAACGGTAAAAAGTCGTTGTATAGATGAGTATGAGCAGCTCATTCATGAGCTACATGAGTACATGAAACAGTGGAGAGATGGAATATACGATGTATGTGCTCGCTATATCGACGTATGGTGGGAAGAGGGAATGGAAAAAGGATTGCGTCGTCAAAAGCTTCGTTTAAAATAA
- the rplM gene encoding 50S ribosomal protein L13 has translation MRTYMAKPNEVERKWYVVDAEGKTLGRLASEVAAILRGKHKPTYTPHVDTGDHVIIINAEKVELTGKKLTNKLYYRHSLHPGGLKVRTALEMRTNYPEQMLERAIRGMLPKGSLGRQMFKKLHVYRGSEHPHQAQKPEVYELRG, from the coding sequence ATGCGTACGTATATGGCGAAGCCAAATGAAGTAGAACGTAAATGGTACGTTGTTGATGCAGAAGGCAAAACGTTAGGACGTCTTGCTAGTGAAGTTGCTGCAATTTTGCGCGGTAAACATAAACCAACTTACACACCGCACGTTGATACTGGTGATCATGTGATCATCATCAACGCAGAGAAAGTTGAGTTAACAGGTAAAAAATTAACAAACAAATTATACTACCGTCACAGCTTACATCCAGGTGGATTAAAAGTAAGAACAGCGCTTGAAATGCGCACAAATTATCCAGAGCAAATGCTTGAAAGAGCAATTCGTGGCATGCTTCCAAAAGGTAGCCTTGGTCGTCAAATGTTCAAAAAATTGCACGTTTATCGCGGAAGTGAACATCCGCATCAAGCACAAAAACCAGAAGTTTACGAACTTCGTGGATAA
- a CDS encoding energy-coupling factor transporter transmembrane component T family protein, whose protein sequence is MMNSMIIGKYVPGDSFIHRLDPRTKLITMFIYVFIVFLANNGWTYGLLTFFTCILLFLSRIRLSFFVKGLKPILWVIVFTFLLHVLLTKEGHVVFQWFGMEVYDQGIQQGAFISLRFLLLIVVTTLLTLTTTPIEVTDGMESLLSPLKKWNIPVHELALMMSISLRFIPTLMEETEKIMKAQAARGVDFSGGPLSERMRAMTALLVPLFISAFKRAEELAVAMEVRGYRGGKDRTKWRELTWKRADTVFMLLLTLLAIALWLLRS, encoded by the coding sequence ATGATGAACAGTATGATTATTGGAAAATATGTTCCTGGGGACTCTTTCATTCACCGTCTCGATCCACGTACAAAACTTATTACTATGTTTATTTATGTGTTCATCGTTTTTCTTGCTAATAACGGATGGACATACGGGCTATTAACTTTTTTTACGTGCATCTTGTTGTTTTTATCGCGCATTCGCCTTTCGTTTTTTGTTAAAGGGCTGAAGCCTATTTTATGGGTGATTGTATTTACATTCCTTCTTCACGTGTTGTTAACAAAAGAAGGACATGTTGTTTTTCAATGGTTTGGAATGGAAGTGTATGATCAAGGTATTCAACAAGGGGCATTTATTTCTTTACGCTTTTTGCTCCTTATTGTTGTGACAACATTATTGACGTTAACAACAACGCCAATCGAAGTGACCGATGGGATGGAATCATTGCTTTCGCCATTAAAAAAATGGAATATACCTGTTCATGAGCTAGCGTTAATGATGTCGATTTCTCTTCGTTTTATTCCAACATTGATGGAAGAAACCGAGAAGATTATGAAAGCTCAAGCGGCTCGTGGCGTTGATTTTTCAGGCGGCCCATTATCGGAACGAATGAGAGCGATGACGGCGTTGCTCGTTCCACTATTTATTAGCGCATTTAAACGTGCAGAAGAGTTAGCCGTTGCAATGGAAGTGCGCGGATACCGCGGAGGGAAAGATCGAACAAAATGGCGCGAGTTGACGTGGAAGCGTGCAGATACGGTTTTTATGCTTTTGCTTACCTTATTGGCCATTGCGTTATGGTTACTTCGTTCGTAA
- the cwlD gene encoding N-acetylmuramoyl-L-alanine amidase CwlD, which produces MKIRIIIFFIVFVLLLQFYVLSDRSWKAWSLPLSGKVIILDPGHGGPDGGAVEGDVLEKEIALHVALKLRDYLQQQGALVQMTREGDHDLASEQTRGYSRRKIEDLQRRVQFVNESEADFFISIHLNAIPSPKWRGAQVFYYSSLEENKRLAKFIQQELRVNLENTHRLAKPIQTVYLLKMAKKPGALVEIGFLSNEEERKLLVSSSYQEKLAASIYKGILRYVSNERDPSE; this is translated from the coding sequence ATGAAAATACGTATTATTATTTTTTTCATTGTTTTTGTCCTTTTGTTACAGTTTTACGTGTTAAGCGATCGCTCGTGGAAAGCATGGAGCTTACCGTTATCAGGGAAGGTAATCATTCTTGACCCAGGGCACGGGGGTCCTGATGGGGGAGCGGTTGAAGGAGACGTTTTGGAGAAAGAAATCGCGCTACATGTGGCGTTGAAATTACGCGATTATTTGCAACAACAAGGTGCGCTTGTTCAAATGACAAGAGAAGGAGATCATGATTTAGCTAGCGAACAGACAAGAGGATATAGCCGAAGAAAAATAGAGGACTTACAACGGCGAGTGCAGTTTGTTAATGAGTCAGAAGCTGATTTTTTTATTAGCATTCATTTAAATGCGATTCCTTCACCGAAATGGAGAGGGGCACAAGTGTTTTATTATTCCTCATTAGAAGAAAATAAACGATTAGCGAAGTTTATTCAGCAAGAACTGCGTGTCAATTTAGAGAATACACATCGCTTAGCAAAGCCTATTCAAACGGTATATTTATTAAAAATGGCAAAAAAGCCAGGGGCTTTAGTTGAAATTGGTTTTTTATCAAACGAGGAAGAACGAAAACTACTAGTGTCTTCATCGTATCAGGAAAAGTTAGCGGCTTCGATTTACAAAGGCATTTTACGTTACGTATCAAATGAACGTGATCCTTCTGAGTGA
- the rpsI gene encoding 30S ribosomal protein S9, translating into MAQVQYYGTGRRKSSVARVRLVPGEGRIIVNGRDIRDYVPYESLVEVVKQPLVLTETFGSYDVLVNVSGGGFTGQAGAIRHGIARALLQVDPEYRQTLKRAGLLTRDSRVKERKKYGLKGARRAPQFSKR; encoded by the coding sequence TTGGCACAGGTACAATACTACGGCACAGGTCGTCGCAAAAGCTCAGTTGCGCGCGTGCGTCTCGTTCCAGGTGAAGGACGCATTATCGTAAATGGTCGTGACATTCGTGATTACGTTCCATACGAGTCATTAGTTGAAGTTGTAAAACAACCACTTGTTTTAACAGAAACGTTCGGTAGCTACGATGTACTAGTAAACGTAAGCGGCGGTGGATTCACAGGTCAGGCAGGCGCAATCCGTCATGGCATTGCTCGTGCGTTGTTGCAAGTTGACCCTGAATACCGTCAAACATTAAAACGTGCAGGCTTGTTAACGCGCGATTCTCGTGTGAAAGAGCGTAAAAAATACGGTCTCAAAGGCGCTCGTCGTGCACCACAATTCTCAAAACGTTAA
- a CDS encoding energy-coupling factor ABC transporter ATP-binding protein has protein sequence MEVAVRVENVSFQYANEQTYALQNVSFQVYEGEWVTIVGHNGSGKSTLAKLLIGLLPSTSGTIHVCGIPLNEETVWDVRKRLGIVFQNPDNQFVGTTVQDDVAFGLENRGVPKHEMEKRIKEALQKVGMENFMNDEPHRLSGGQKQRVAIASAIALQPNIIILDEATSMLDPSGKKEVLQVIQSLRREHDMTVISITHDLNEVAKADRVIVMNKGRIALEGTPKHIFAHGMKLEEMGLDLPFSLQLSQRLKDNRIPITTDHLTIEGLVSELWTLYSAMSNTVTK, from the coding sequence GTGGAAGTTGCTGTACGTGTGGAAAATGTAAGTTTTCAATATGCGAATGAACAAACGTATGCTTTACAAAACGTTTCGTTTCAAGTGTATGAAGGCGAATGGGTAACAATTGTTGGACATAACGGATCGGGAAAATCGACGCTTGCTAAATTGTTGATTGGCCTATTGCCATCTACGAGTGGAACGATTCACGTATGCGGTATTCCGTTAAATGAAGAAACAGTATGGGACGTTCGAAAACGACTAGGGATTGTTTTCCAAAACCCAGATAACCAATTTGTTGGAACGACTGTCCAAGATGACGTTGCTTTTGGTCTTGAAAATCGTGGTGTACCAAAACATGAGATGGAAAAGCGCATAAAAGAAGCGTTACAAAAAGTAGGTATGGAAAATTTCATGAATGACGAACCACATCGTCTATCAGGTGGACAAAAACAACGTGTGGCGATCGCAAGCGCCATTGCTCTTCAACCAAATATCATTATTTTAGATGAGGCAACATCGATGCTTGATCCAAGTGGAAAAAAAGAAGTTCTTCAAGTGATCCAATCACTTCGTCGTGAACACGATATGACGGTTATTTCAATTACTCATGATTTAAATGAAGTGGCAAAAGCCGACCGAGTGATTGTCATGAATAAAGGAAGGATCGCACTAGAGGGAACACCTAAACATATTTTTGCGCATGGGATGAAGTTAGAAGAAATGGGGTTAGACTTACCGTTTTCCCTGCAACTAAGTCAACGGTTGAAAGACAATCGTATTCCGATTACAACCGATCATTTGACAATAGAGGGGTTGGTGAGTGAATTATGGACATTGTATTCCGCGATGTCGAACACCGTTACCAAGTAA